The sequence CGATTCGGAAATTATCAGTTGTGtacttgaaaaaattgaactttttcaatcaaaagaaGACGCAGACTTTTCAACACCTATCAGAACTGCTTCTGCTGTGTCAGGCAACTTGTCGCATAATCATTTAACATTGATTTGGGATACAACCTATACTCAGAAAACTAAATTATATACCCGATTTGTCGAAGATGGAATCGGCATGCTTAAACAATTACCAGGAGAGGAAAAAATCTTCAGACTCCAAGACGACAAAAATCAACTAGACTTCCATTTGACACCGGTTTCGCGTTGTGTTTCCATACAACAAAATTGCTCCAATAAGACTTCTTCATACGGAATCGTTGgagaatcaaaactgttcgtcacaacggcggccatcatggaaaattcaacaacaacattggATACCCAAGCGCCACCTAGCGCTGAAAATTTGAACACTCCAGCCAATATTCAATATATTCGTGATCAACTcactgatcatgaaaatgaattggcaaGACAAGTACAGTTGTTACAATGTGATGCtcgcaaagccaaacatgagAGAGCCGTAACCATTgctcaatataatggatggttaGCAGCCTAACAATTAGATTTACCCCAGTGCATAAAATTGCAAGCTTTCAGAAAAACAGTGATATTGATTCAGTGTAAAGCCTCAAATATCACATTTGAAACTATTTTAACTTCCTGCGGACCACAACCAAAATGTCAAGATTATTCAattaacctcgatggctggGAACTTGTAAAATACTCCCCCtgttattggacaaatggatttgttaACTTCAATGACAAGCCCTATGCTTTCCGCAACAAAACCTGGGAGCAGATAGAAGCCAAAATTGTGTTACCAGAGCAGACGCTCGCGCACTCTTTCCGCTACGAAAACGTCGAATTTTTCGACTACGAACATCAAAGTAATCCGGCATGTACCACAAGAACATCATGGCCGATATAGCCGCCGCGATTAACGAACATCCACCATCAGAATTTACGTTACACAGTCGTCCTAGTgctacaaacatttttgtgaCGGCAGCTGGCGTTGGAACTTACACATCTTGGTGGGAAACCATCaagaattacttcttcatcggcatctTATGTATCCTGGTGCTCATCTTCTTACGCATCTGCTACACTTGCGGACTCTTCAAAGTCATCTGGATCATATGCTGTCGCCCCCCGAAACGTTCTACAACTTTCGAATCCATTCCCATGCATccagtctgattacgggacgtaatctcacgccgccgggagatgtaacgaagtcaacaaatattttaaccGATTATATTTCTTGTCTATGTATGTTTATTATACCCATTTAAATCATATGAATTGCGCAACTATATAACTGCGCCATTTCAATATTGCACCATAACATATACGCAGCAGGGTGACCTATATGAGCACCTGCTCACTGTCTGATCATATTTCATCGGCATAAAGCCACTTGTaacaacatctttgattggcggAATCAAGCATTTCTCATCATTGCGCCATCATCGCGCCATATCAAATTTCATGTATTGGTGACAAGTAATTGCGCAGCAATTAATCATTGCccaatatgcgaggtttctTGATGAACTCAAGACCTGAAGAAAGTCATGTCAGAAATAACGACACCGAACTAGATTAACTAGTTTATTCGAGGCGAACACAGCGACGAGAAGAATATTGAGTTGAGTGGACGAGAGAGAGAATGTTGAGTTCAGttaacgagagagagagaatactGCACGAGATGGTTGAAACCGCAGGACGTCGACTGAccattagcaaaaaaaaaggggagacaAAGGGGCAAAAAGGGGGGGTAAGCGTCCAAGTTCTAGATTGCGAAACTGTGGCGTACAGTGATGCCAAATATGAGTGAGAAAATTTAAGTCTGAATGTAATTTTCGACATACTCCCGGCCCGAGAGTGTATTATTCTTCCGCCAATAACCGGATCCGTTCCTTTGCTGCAAGGGCTGCTTGACGTGGGGGGCGAGGTGATGGAGTTGGATCTGAAGAGACGGTTTGAATCGGATAATGTGGAGAAGCTTCAGACGTCTCAGTGACTTCTAATGGATATAATTTTGAGACGGGGCGGTTCGTCTTTCCTTCGGCGGTGCGAATTTCAGCAATGCGGATTTCTCCATCTGGGCTGACGATGAGCTTCTCTATAATGGCCAACTTCCAGTCTATTCTAGGCCCTTCGTTGTGAACTAGTACAACGTCGCCAACCTTGGCGCTGGattcaaaatgttttccgGAAACGATGTGACGTTCGCGTAGGCTGGTTAAGTAGTCCCTCTGCCAGCGTTTCCAAAAGGACTTCAGAATGCGTTGTCGACGAGAAAACATATTTAGCAGATGAGATGGTTTCTCGCCAAAGGTGGGGTCCAGTAGCTCTTCGTCGGTGGCTGGATCGTAGGGAAAGCGAGTTAGGCGGTCTCCGTAAAGAAGGTGAGAGGGTGTAAGTGCCTGAGGATCACGCAAATCGGATGACACGTAGGTGAGAGGGCGATCGTTAAGAATGGTCTCGATTTCCGCGACGATTATGCGAAACTCATTAAACTTGAGTCGCGTACGACCGAGCATTTTCTTTAGAGCTTCTTTGGTGAGACCGACGAGACGCTCCCAAAAACCACCATACCAAGGGGCGCGCTTTGGGATGAAACGCCATTCGATTTGGTTGTCTGAAAGGTATTTGACGACTTCAGTGCTCTCGTAGAGTCTTTTTAGCATTCGGGCGGCGCTTTCAAAGGTGGTCGCGTTGTCTGATAGTACCATCCTCGGCTGGAAATGGTGAGTTATGAAGCTCCTAAAGGCTAAAATGAAATTAGCTGTTCTAAGGTCCTCTACCAGCTCAAGGTGGATGGCGCGGGAAGTAGTGCAAGTGAAGAGGCAAATATAAGCTTTTGATTCTTCCTGACCAGGTAGAGCTCGGATGGGAAATGGGCCGGCAAAATCAATTCCGGTCACGGCAAATGCCCTATCGCCACGGACGCGAAAACTAGGTAGACTGGCTGAGTTTGGAGCTCGGTATGGAGGTCCGTTCACCCGGCGGCAGGTTGTACAAAGTCGCACGACAGCTTTCACCTGTTGTCTGATGGAGGATATCCAAAAACGTTGGCGGATATGACAAATGGTGGAAGCCACGCCAGAGTGTAGAGCACGTTCATGATAGAATCGTATGATGATCTCCGAAAGCTTAGAATTCTTAGGGATAAGAATAGGGTTCTTCGCGTCACTGGATAGATCAGCATTAGTTAAACGTCCTTGGCAACGAATTATGGAATTATTGTCAATATAAAGGTCCAGCTGAGATACCAATGAAGGGCGGCGTCCTCGTTTGTCACCACAGAGGTAATCGTATTCAGCTGCGAGGAACCGGAATTGGAAGGAGTGAATCCATTTGATCTCAGCTTGATGGAGCTCATTAGTAGATAGAAATCCCTgtatccatttttctttcttctggcGAAAATTATTTAGTTGGCGGAATAAAACAGCTGTTGTTCTCTTCAAATAAGTCCAGTTGAAACGGCTAATGTCCATGACTTTTGCGATATCGGTTGTGAGCGGAAGACGAGTTGGAGCCGTTTTGGTAGAAATGTCCATTAAATGAAGGATCTTAACTTGATTCAGCCTCGATACGCTCCATTGTGGCCAATCTTCGCGAGATGGTAACCAAGAGGGTCCGTTTATCCAAATTGGGGATGCTTGAAGCTGTTGTAGAGTAATGCCTCTGGTTTGTAGGTCTGCGGGGTTTGATGTAGTGGGGCAATAGTTCCAAGTAGCCAGATGAAGTCGATTGAAGGCTTGGATTGTGGCGATGCGGTTGGAAACAAAAGGATTTTTGAGTCGATCAGCTTTTGAAAGCCAATATAAAACAATTTGACTATCTGACCACATAAAAATCTCCAAAAGAATGTTAAGGGACTTGAAAGCCGTTATGATAGTAGTTGCCAGACGAGTGCCGATAATCGCCGCCATCAGTTCCAGTTGGGGTAGAGTTAGCTGGGGAGTATTTCCTTTCAACGGGGTGACTCTAGCCTTTGACATGACGAATGCTGTATCTTGACCATCCAGAAGATACGCAACCGCGCCGTAAGCTTGCTGACTGGCGTCAACAAATACGTGGAGTGAGTTCAGCCGAGATCGAGTTCCAAAATAGGAACGGCGAATCTTTGGTTTTGCATTGACTAGTGAGTTAGCCAGACTGTTCCATTTGTCAGTGAAGGGAGAAGGTAATGGATCGTCCCattctagtttttctttccaaatttGTTGAATAAGTATGCGTGCCGGGATGGAGAGCGGTGAAATAAAACCCAGAGGGTCGTAGATGGAGGCGACTGCTCGTAGTAGATCACGCTTCGTAGCTTTTGGCGTACGAAACTGTGGAAGGCTGAAATGTGGAAGCTGTAGTTGGTCGGTCGTGCGATCCCACAATAATCCAAGAGCTTTTGTAAGAGACGAAGCGTCGGCTACCCCGTCAAGAATAGCGCGATTGTTAAGAGATGCGTCGCTGAATGCCCAAGAATGCAAGGATAAAGATGCAGCTTGAAATGTTGAAATAGATTCAGCATAGTAAATCGAGGCTTCAGCTGTAGTTTCACTGCCGGACATTAAGTTATCCACGTAAATGTTGGACTCGATATTAGCACTGACGGGGGATGAGTAACGTTGTAAATGCTTCTTGATCACCGAATTTAATATGAAGGGACTGCTACTTGCGCCGAATGGAATTACCTTGAAACGATATATTGCGAAGTCAGACTCTGGATCGTTGTCATCACTTAGCCAGAAGAAACGGACAAAATCCCGATCGGCTTCGTAAAGTTGAACCTTATGGAAGGCCTTTTCGATGTCGGAGAAAAACCCAATGCGATGAACgcgaaaacgaagaagaatgtGCAGCATGTTGTTTTGCAGGGGTGGACCAGTAAGTAGACAGTCGTTCAGGCTCGCTCCAGATCGAGTCCTACATGAGCAGTCGTATACAATTCGTATAGGAGTAGTTATAGAATCCTTTTCAACTGGAAAATGTGGAATGTAATGGCAGCCTTTTGGAGTTTGGAGAGTACGAGGCACCTCTTCTATAAATTCAGCCTCCAACTGGTCGCGGATGATCTTGCTATAAAGTTGCAGCATGTTTGGCTTTTTCAATAAGCTGTGGACGGTGTGGCGAGTTCGGCGCTGACAAATTAGGTAGTTAGACGGCAGCACCGGATGTTCAGTTTTCCATGGCAAACGCGCAGTGTATCGGTTGCAATGATAGGAGATGCACGAAGACTGATACGTCGCAGCTGAGTCGTTACTTTCGTCGTCCGGAACAATTCCCAAAACTTCTAGGGACCATAATTGACTGACGTCATCATGTTGGATTGCGGAGATATGGTAGGGGGAGTTTTGAGAGGAAAGAAACTTATCCGGAAGTGGGCCGGAGACTAGATAACCAATAAAGCTGCTTACTGCTGTGGGGCCTGTCCCGTGAATATTGCCGTCTTCAACAATTGACCAATAGGAGTCAGCTCCAATCAAGATATCCACTGTAAACGGGGTGTTTGTTGTTGGTGGATGAGCTAAATGGAGATCCTGTAGGTGAGGTAACGTAGAAAGGATTGTACGATACGGGTCTTCCAATGGTTCCACTAATGTTTCAAGAACCACGGCCTGAATTTGAACACGATCGCCATTAAGACCGTTAAGCCAAAATTGGACCACGTCGTAGTAGCTGGGGTCTAGATATCCTCCAGATAGACCTTGGAAGCCGGAAAGAGAGAGTAGTAC comes from Daphnia carinata strain CSIRO-1 chromosome 2, CSIRO_AGI_Dcar_HiC_V3, whole genome shotgun sequence and encodes:
- the LOC130699838 gene encoding uncharacterized protein LOC130699838 encodes the protein MADIVANNDQTRVQKIHELRRKLADLETKIAAIETLDNAIFTQTDPSDLEEEMDGADNTNQIFRDARDNFEFQLAALQSEEDAATAALAPQLPLVPVAPTPSASALPKFDLPVFKGDILLWSSFWDVFEAEVDAKSYSGATKFNFLISKLEGEAKAALLGLTSSNDNYVKAKDLLRERYSQPKKVVTAHFKALINLPVAASTRSSLRSFADQLESHIRGLEALGTTPNSYGDLLVCLLIDKLSCDVRRNLTRHQGNSEWSLDELRAAIRREIDIMSDSYDQLTPNRPTKQVLFASSHPVKKKLCPYCSGEHYPTQCSEVRGPEERAKVAKVKKLCLNCLHAGHTNIKDCPSRYRCQRCQQPHHTSLHLDKNTSTNFLAKPSSTHTGCLLNKTHSKIVAAIKTSSMPFVFLKTAVATVCSHSKSQLANLLIDDGSQLTFITTRLANILRLHPIRRVLLSLSGFQGLSGGYLDPSYYDVVQFWLNGLNGDRVQIQAVVLETLVEPLEDPYRTILSTLPHLQDLHLAHPPTTNTPFTVDILIGADSYWSIVEDGNIHGTGPTAVSSFIGYLVSGPLPDKFLSSQNSPYHISAIQHDDVSQLWSLEVLGIVPDDESNDSAATYQSSCISYHCNRYTARLPWKTEHPVLPSNYLICQRRTRHTVHSLLKKPNMLQLYSKIIRDQLEAEFIEEVPRTLQTPKGCHYIPHFPVEKDSITTPIRIVYDCSCRTRSGASLNDCLLTGPPLQNNMLHILLRFRVHRIGFFSDIEKAFHKVQLYEADRDFVRFFWLSDDNDPESDFAIYRFKVIPFGASSSPFILNSVIKKHLQRYSSPVSANIESNIYVDNLMSGSETTAEASIYYAESISTFQAASLSLHSWAFSDASLNNRAILDGVADASSLTKALGLLWDRTTDQLQLPHFSLPQFRTPKATKRDLLRAVASIYDPLGFISPLSIPARILIQQIWKEKLEWDDPLPSPFTDKWNSLANSLVNAKPKIRRSYFGTRSRLNSLHVFVDASQQAYGAVAYLLDGQDTAFVMSKARVTPLKGNTPQLTLPQLELMAAIIGTRLATTIITAFKSLNILLEIFMWSDSQIVLYWLSKADRLKNPFVSNRIATIQAFNRLHLATWNYCPTTSNPADLQTRGITLQQLQASPIWINGPSWLPSREDWPQWSVSRLNQVKILHLMDISTKTAPTRLPLTTDIAKVMDISRFNWTYLKRTTAVLFRQLNNFRQKKEKWIQGFLSTNELHQAEIKWIHSFQFRFLAAEYDYLCGDKRGRRPSLVSQLDLYIDNNSIIRCQGRLTNADLSSDAKNPILIPKNSKLSEIIIRFYHERALHSGVASTICHIRQRFWISSIRQQVKAVVRLCTTCRRVNGPPYRAPNSASLPSFRVRGDRAFAVTGIDFAGPFPIRALPGQEESKAYICLFTCTTSRAIHLELVEDLRTANFILAFRSFITHHFQPRMVLSDNATTFESAARMLKRLYESTEVVKYLSDNQIEWRFIPKRAPWYGGFWERLVGLTKEALKKMLGRTRLKFNEFRIIVAEIETILNDRPLTYVSSDLRDPQALTPSHLLYGDRLTRFPYDPATDEELLDPTFGEKPSHLLNMFSRRQRILKSFWKRWQRDYLTSLRERHIVSGKHFESSAKVGDVVLVHNEGPRIDWKLAIIEKLIVSPDGEIRIAEIRTAEGKTNRPVSKLYPLEVTETSEASPHYPIQTVSSDPTPSPRPPRQAALAAKERIRLLAEE